One region of Aeromicrobium sp. Sec7.5 genomic DNA includes:
- a CDS encoding polyribonucleotide nucleotidyltransferase — MTDSIHTVETVIDNGRFGTRTVRFETGQLAQQAAGAVSAFLDDDTMLLSATTAGKHPKDHFDFFPLTIDVEERMYAAGRIPGSFFRREGRPSEDAILTCRLIDRPLRPTFKKGLRNEVQVVITVLALNPDAPYDVLAINAASASTQISGLPFTGPVGATRVALIDGQWVAFPSHSQLEDAVFDMVVAGRVAGDDVAIMMVEAESTEVTWELVQSGVQAPTEEIVAQGLDAAKAVIKQLCEAQAELASHAAKPVRDFPVFLDYEDDAYEAVEAIAKAPLAEAAQIAFKADREEREAEIKADVLEQLGAQFEGREKELGAAVRSVLKSVIRERVLRDKVRIDGRGLADIRELSAEVGVIPRVHGSALFQRGETQILGVTTLNMLDMEQKLDTLSPETKRRYLHNYNFPPFSTGETGRVGSPKRREIGHGALAGRALLPVLPPREEFPYAIRQVSEALSSNGSTSMGSVCASTLGLLNAGVPLRAPVAGIAMGLISGEVDGKTEYVTLTDILGAEDAFGDMDFKVAGTREFVTALQLDTKLDGIPAEILAGALTQARDARFAILDVMADAIDEPDEMSPYAPRIITIKIPVDKIGEVIGPKGKMINQIQDDTGAKISIDDDGTVFVGADNGDAAEAARSAINSIANPTMPEVGERYLGTVVKTVDFGAFISLLPGKDGLLHISKLRDLNGGQRVNNVDDLLSVGQKIQVEIAEIGDRGKLSLIPVVEKSDDEPWASDAPAADEAPSEA, encoded by the coding sequence ATGACGGATTCCATCCACACTGTCGAGACCGTGATCGACAACGGTCGCTTCGGCACCCGCACGGTCCGCTTCGAGACGGGCCAGCTGGCCCAGCAGGCCGCCGGCGCCGTGTCGGCGTTCCTCGACGACGACACCATGCTGCTGTCGGCCACCACGGCCGGCAAGCACCCCAAGGATCACTTCGACTTCTTCCCCCTGACGATCGACGTCGAGGAGCGGATGTACGCCGCGGGTCGCATCCCGGGGTCGTTCTTCCGTCGTGAGGGTCGCCCGTCCGAGGACGCGATCCTCACGTGCCGCCTGATCGACCGTCCGCTGCGCCCGACCTTCAAGAAGGGTCTGCGCAACGAGGTCCAGGTCGTCATCACGGTCCTGGCGCTCAACCCCGACGCCCCGTACGACGTGCTCGCGATCAACGCCGCGTCGGCGTCCACGCAGATCTCCGGCCTGCCGTTCACCGGTCCGGTCGGCGCCACCCGCGTCGCCCTGATCGACGGCCAGTGGGTCGCGTTCCCGAGCCACAGCCAGCTCGAGGACGCCGTCTTCGACATGGTCGTCGCGGGTCGCGTCGCCGGTGACGACGTCGCCATCATGATGGTCGAGGCCGAGTCCACCGAGGTCACCTGGGAGCTCGTCCAGTCGGGCGTCCAGGCCCCCACCGAGGAGATCGTGGCCCAGGGCCTCGACGCCGCGAAGGCCGTCATCAAGCAGCTGTGCGAGGCGCAGGCCGAGCTCGCGTCCCACGCGGCCAAGCCGGTCCGCGACTTCCCGGTCTTCCTCGACTACGAGGACGACGCGTACGAGGCCGTCGAGGCCATCGCCAAGGCCCCGCTGGCCGAGGCCGCCCAGATCGCCTTCAAGGCCGACCGCGAGGAGCGCGAGGCCGAGATCAAGGCCGACGTGCTCGAGCAGCTCGGCGCGCAGTTCGAGGGTCGTGAGAAGGAGCTCGGCGCGGCCGTCCGCTCCGTCCTCAAGTCCGTCATCCGCGAGCGCGTCCTGCGCGACAAGGTCCGCATCGACGGTCGTGGACTCGCCGACATCCGCGAGCTGTCGGCCGAGGTCGGCGTCATCCCGCGCGTGCACGGCTCGGCACTGTTCCAGCGTGGCGAGACCCAGATCCTGGGCGTCACCACGCTGAACATGCTCGACATGGAGCAGAAGCTCGACACGCTGAGCCCCGAGACGAAGCGTCGCTACCTGCACAACTACAACTTCCCGCCGTTCTCGACCGGTGAGACCGGTCGTGTGGGCTCGCCCAAGCGTCGCGAGATCGGTCACGGCGCGCTCGCCGGCCGCGCGCTGCTGCCGGTGCTGCCGCCGCGCGAGGAGTTCCCGTACGCGATCCGCCAGGTCTCCGAGGCGCTGAGCTCCAACGGCTCCACGTCGATGGGCTCGGTCTGCGCGTCCACCCTGGGCCTGCTCAACGCCGGTGTGCCGCTGCGCGCCCCGGTCGCGGGCATCGCGATGGGCCTCATCTCCGGTGAGGTCGACGGCAAGACCGAGTACGTCACGCTGACCGACATCCTGGGAGCCGAGGACGCCTTCGGCGACATGGACTTCAAGGTCGCCGGCACGCGGGAGTTCGTCACGGCGCTGCAGCTCGACACCAAGCTCGACGGCATCCCCGCCGAGATCCTGGCTGGCGCGCTGACGCAGGCCCGCGACGCGCGCTTCGCGATCCTCGACGTCATGGCCGACGCGATCGACGAGCCCGACGAGATGAGCCCCTACGCTCCGCGGATCATCACGATCAAGATCCCCGTCGACAAGATCGGTGAGGTCATCGGCCCCAAGGGCAAGATGATCAACCAGATCCAGGACGACACCGGCGCGAAGATCTCGATCGACGACGACGGCACGGTCTTCGTCGGCGCCGACAACGGCGACGCCGCCGAGGCCGCCCGGTCCGCGATCAACTCGATCGCGAACCCGACGATGCCCGAGGTCGGCGAGCGCTACCTCGGCACCGTCGTCAAGACGGTCGACTTCGGCGCGTTCATCTCGCTGCTGCCGGGCAAGGACGGGCTGCTGCACATCAGCAAGCTGCGCGACCTGAACGGTGGCCAGCGGGTCAACAACGTCGACGACCTGCTGAGCGTCGGCCAGAAGATCCAGGTCGAGATCGCCGAGATCGGCGACCGCGGCAAGCTGTCGCTGATCCCGGTCGTCGAGAAGTCCGACGACGAGCCGTGGGCGTCCGACGCCCCGGCGGCCGACGAGGCCCCGTCCGAGGCCTGA
- a CDS encoding kynureninase translates to MTDLHPLRERAASLDAADPLAALRAEFVLDPDVVAYLDGNSLGRLPVRTQERLATFVRDEWGGRLIRGWSEGWVDLPVVVGDEVGVLVGATAGQTVVADSTSVCLAKALHAAVSLVPGRDRLVVSTADFPTDRYLARRVAEGRGLELMEVDDVAAAIDDRTAVALVSHVDYRTGALLDLPGLTAQVHAAGAVVVWDLCHSAGVVPIDLDAAGVDLAVGCTYKYLNGGPGSPAFLYAASRHHARLEQPLPGWWSADDLFAMADEYRPAPGIRRMLTGTPPVAGLLAVQQGVSLATEAGVPAARAKSEALTAFCIEVLDELGLEVVTPRDPAQRGSHVTVRLHDARAVAERLTDRGVVPDFREPDLLRLGLAPLTTSFGELLDGLTVLAEVLDQVGPVG, encoded by the coding sequence ATGACTGATCTCCACCCCTTGCGGGAGCGCGCGGCGAGCCTGGACGCCGCCGACCCCCTGGCGGCCCTCCGTGCGGAGTTCGTCCTCGACCCCGACGTCGTGGCCTACCTCGACGGCAACTCGCTGGGGCGCCTTCCGGTGCGGACGCAGGAGCGCCTGGCGACGTTCGTCCGCGACGAGTGGGGTGGACGTCTGATCCGTGGCTGGTCCGAGGGATGGGTCGACCTCCCCGTCGTCGTGGGTGACGAGGTCGGGGTCCTGGTCGGCGCCACGGCGGGGCAGACGGTCGTGGCCGACTCGACCTCGGTCTGCCTGGCGAAGGCCCTGCACGCCGCGGTCTCCCTCGTGCCGGGACGGGACCGCCTGGTCGTGAGCACGGCGGACTTCCCGACCGACCGCTACCTGGCGCGTCGCGTCGCCGAGGGACGAGGGCTCGAGCTCATGGAGGTCGACGACGTCGCCGCGGCGATCGACGACCGCACGGCCGTCGCCCTGGTCAGCCATGTCGACTACCGCACCGGGGCACTGCTCGACCTGCCCGGCCTCACCGCGCAGGTGCACGCCGCCGGCGCCGTCGTGGTCTGGGACCTGTGCCACTCGGCGGGCGTCGTGCCGATCGACCTCGACGCCGCGGGGGTCGACCTCGCCGTGGGGTGCACGTACAAGTACCTCAACGGCGGACCGGGCTCGCCCGCGTTCCTCTACGCCGCGTCCCGGCACCACGCCAGGCTCGAGCAGCCGCTGCCCGGCTGGTGGAGCGCCGACGACCTGTTCGCGATGGCCGACGAGTACCGGCCCGCACCCGGGATCCGGCGGATGCTGACCGGCACGCCGCCCGTCGCAGGGCTGCTCGCGGTGCAGCAGGGCGTGTCGCTGGCGACGGAGGCCGGCGTACCCGCGGCCCGCGCGAAGTCCGAGGCGCTGACAGCATTCTGCATCGAGGTGCTCGACGAGCTCGGCCTGGAGGTCGTGACGCCGCGTGACCCGGCCCAGCGGGGGAGCCACGTCACGGTCCGCCTGCACGACGCCCGCGCCGTCGCGGAGCGACTGACCGACCGCGGGGTCGTCCCCGACTTCCGGGAGCCCGACCTGCTGCGCCTCGGCCTCGCCCCGCTCACCACCAGCTTCGGCGAGCTGCTCGACGGCCTCACGGTCCTGGCTGAGGTGCTGGACCAGGTTGGTCCAGTGGGCTAA
- a CDS encoding type II toxin-antitoxin system Phd/YefM family antitoxin, translating into MAITVNIHEAKTQMSKLARAVEAGETVIVARAGTPIMEWRSVHPRKPLFGSIPGFGGPDWEGAFTDEADAEIRAMFDDDLGLA; encoded by the coding sequence ATGGCGATCACGGTCAACATCCACGAGGCGAAGACCCAGATGTCGAAGCTCGCCCGCGCCGTCGAGGCGGGAGAGACGGTGATCGTCGCGCGGGCCGGCACGCCGATCATGGAGTGGCGCTCGGTCCACCCTCGCAAGCCCTTGTTCGGCTCGATCCCGGGATTTGGCGGTCCGGACTGGGAGGGGGCCTTCACCGACGAGGCGGACGCAGAGATCCGCGCCATGTTCGATGACGACCTGGGGCTCGCGTGA
- a CDS encoding type II toxin-antitoxin system VapC family toxin, with product MILLDTHVLLWLLRGEPRLGSDAQDIIGSHHPAHYSAVSSWEMTIKTMKGRLDIPRDCVERLDEVGLRQLPFVAEHADAMRAFPELDGHDPFDRALVAQAAAEGLVFLTADRRLLALDRSWIVDATV from the coding sequence GTGATCCTGCTCGACACCCACGTCCTGCTCTGGCTGTTGCGGGGAGAGCCCCGACTCGGCTCCGACGCTCAGGACATCATCGGATCGCACCATCCGGCGCACTACTCGGCGGTCAGCTCGTGGGAGATGACCATCAAGACGATGAAGGGCCGACTCGACATTCCCCGCGACTGCGTCGAACGACTCGACGAGGTGGGCCTGCGGCAGCTGCCGTTCGTCGCCGAGCACGCGGACGCCATGCGGGCGTTCCCCGAGCTCGACGGCCACGACCCGTTCGACCGGGCCCTCGTCGCGCAGGCCGCGGCCGAGGGCTTGGTGTTCCTCACCGCTGATCGGCGGCTGCTCGCGCTCGACCGCTCCTGGATCGTCGACGCCACGGTGTGA
- the dapB gene encoding 4-hydroxy-tetrahydrodipicolinate reductase translates to MTRVAVIGANGRMGSTSVAAIDASEDLQVVSQLDVGDDLAAITEEAAHVALVFSTPDVALDHVRWCVEHGVHVVVGTSGFGDDKITEVERISAAHPGIGVLVVPNFSIGAVLLMKFAADAAPFFESVEVIEMHHPDKIDAPSGTATRTAELIGQAREAAGSPPLPDATTTDPGGARGASVAGVPVHAVRARGFVASQEVILGGTGEILSLRHDSSTRESFMPGVLTALRWAPTNAGVTVGLDAALGL, encoded by the coding sequence ATGACACGAGTGGCCGTGATCGGCGCGAACGGACGCATGGGCTCGACCTCGGTCGCAGCGATCGACGCGAGCGAGGACCTGCAGGTCGTCTCGCAGCTCGACGTCGGGGACGACCTGGCGGCCATCACCGAGGAGGCGGCTCACGTCGCCCTCGTGTTCTCGACCCCCGACGTCGCGCTCGACCACGTCCGCTGGTGCGTCGAGCACGGTGTTCACGTCGTGGTCGGCACGTCGGGCTTCGGCGACGACAAGATCACGGAGGTCGAACGGATCAGCGCGGCGCACCCCGGCATCGGCGTGCTCGTGGTGCCGAACTTCTCGATCGGTGCGGTGCTCCTGATGAAGTTCGCCGCCGACGCCGCGCCGTTCTTCGAGTCCGTCGAGGTCATCGAGATGCATCACCCGGACAAGATCGACGCACCCTCCGGCACCGCGACCCGCACGGCCGAGCTCATCGGCCAGGCACGGGAGGCGGCGGGCTCGCCACCGCTGCCGGACGCCACCACGACCGATCCCGGCGGCGCTCGTGGCGCCTCGGTGGCCGGCGTGCCGGTGCACGCCGTCCGTGCCCGAGGATTCGTGGCTTCGCAGGAGGTCATCCTGGGGGGCACCGGCGAGATCCTCAGCCTGCGCCACGACTCCTCCACGCGGGAGTCGTTCATGCCGGGCGTCCTGACCGCGCTGCGCTGGGCGCCGACGAACGCCGGCGTGACGGTGGGCCTCGACGCGGCGCTCGGCCTCTAG
- a CDS encoding AzlD domain-containing protein: protein MTDLWWGVLAVCVGCYALKLAGLSVPAVVLEHRFTVRATALIPVGLLAALVAVQAAAGDREVVLDARLAGVATAVACLLARVPFLPMLVLAATATALVRLV, encoded by the coding sequence GTGACTGACCTGTGGTGGGGCGTCCTGGCCGTCTGCGTCGGTTGCTACGCACTGAAGCTGGCCGGGCTGTCGGTGCCCGCCGTCGTGCTGGAGCACCGGTTCACCGTGCGGGCCACGGCGCTGATCCCGGTCGGACTGCTCGCCGCGCTGGTGGCGGTGCAGGCGGCCGCCGGCGACCGCGAAGTCGTGCTCGACGCCCGGTTGGCGGGCGTCGCGACCGCGGTGGCGTGCCTGCTGGCCCGGGTCCCGTTCCTGCCGATGCTCGTGCTGGCGGCGACCGCGACCGCGCTCGTGCGGCTCGTCTAG
- a CDS encoding AzlC family ABC transporter permease, with product MSSQHDPEPDPGPEHDREADRAIVRDALGVGIGVGLYGVTFGALGPAAGLSVWQTCALSLLAFTGASQFAFVGVVASGGSPVAGALTSVLLGGRNVFYGISMAPHLPVKGWRRWATAHLVIDESTAMGVTRPTSHQARLGFYWTGITIFLIWNLTTAAGAIAGDAIGDPEAIGLDGAVAAAFLGLLWPRLDSPVTRAVAVTAVALALLLVPFTSPGVPIIIGGLSAVALGLVWGGRRD from the coding sequence ATGAGCTCCCAGCACGACCCCGAGCCGGACCCCGGACCCGAGCACGACCGCGAGGCCGACCGGGCGATCGTCCGGGACGCGCTCGGCGTCGGGATCGGCGTCGGGCTGTACGGCGTGACGTTCGGCGCCCTGGGACCTGCGGCGGGCCTGAGCGTCTGGCAGACCTGCGCGCTCTCGCTGCTGGCCTTCACCGGGGCGTCCCAGTTCGCGTTCGTCGGCGTCGTGGCCTCCGGCGGGTCGCCCGTCGCCGGCGCGCTCACCTCGGTCCTGCTGGGTGGCCGCAACGTGTTCTACGGCATCAGCATGGCCCCGCACCTGCCGGTCAAGGGCTGGCGGCGATGGGCCACGGCGCACCTGGTCATCGACGAGTCGACGGCGATGGGCGTGACCCGACCGACGTCCCACCAGGCGCGGCTGGGGTTCTACTGGACCGGCATCACGATCTTCCTGATCTGGAACCTCACCACTGCGGCGGGAGCGATCGCGGGCGACGCGATCGGCGACCCCGAGGCGATCGGCCTCGACGGAGCGGTCGCCGCGGCCTTCCTCGGGCTCCTGTGGCCGCGCCTGGACTCCCCCGTGACCCGCGCTGTCGCCGTCACCGCAGTCGCGCTCGCCCTGCTGCTCGTGCCGTTCACCTCCCCGGGCGTGCCGATCATCATCGGCGGACTCTCCGCGGTCGCGCTCGGCTTGGTCTGGGGTGGGCGACGTGACTGA
- a CDS encoding GNAT family N-acetyltransferase, whose protein sequence is MSGASASGSGDAVRLAWPDDATRIATLQREVWLADWLDAAQLDGAFGELAEHADRWRSTLTHSPEARFRVLVATDDDVVVGYAVVHPGTDPDADPVRDAELGDLAVVPASRRAGHASRLVQAAVDTTAADGFAYLRTWVAAGDDGTRLLLTSGGWASDGAYRELEAPDGRRIKQVRLHTAVA, encoded by the coding sequence GTGAGCGGGGCATCGGCCTCCGGGTCCGGTGACGCCGTCAGGCTCGCCTGGCCCGACGACGCCACGAGGATCGCGACCCTGCAGCGCGAGGTGTGGCTCGCCGACTGGCTCGACGCCGCTCAGCTCGACGGGGCCTTCGGCGAGCTCGCGGAGCACGCCGACCGGTGGCGCAGCACCCTCACGCACTCCCCCGAGGCACGATTCCGCGTCCTGGTCGCCACGGACGACGACGTCGTGGTCGGGTACGCCGTGGTGCACCCGGGCACCGACCCCGACGCCGATCCGGTCCGCGACGCCGAGCTCGGCGACCTGGCTGTGGTCCCCGCCTCACGGCGCGCCGGGCACGCGTCGCGCTTGGTCCAGGCGGCCGTCGACACCACCGCGGCCGACGGCTTCGCCTACCTGCGCACCTGGGTCGCGGCGGGCGACGACGGCACGCGCCTGCTCCTGACGTCGGGCGGCTGGGCCTCCGACGGCGCGTACCGCGAGCTCGAGGCTCCCGATGGTCGCCGCATCAAGCAGGTCCGCCTCCACACCGCGGTGGCATGA
- a CDS encoding thymidylate synthase, with protein MQQYLDLVKRILDEGVEKGDRTGTGTRSVFGHQMRFDLREGFPLVTTKKIHLKSVVGELLWFVSGETNVRWLQENGISIWNEWADEHGELGPVYGHQWRSWPTPTGETIDQLRGVVEALKTDPNSRRHIVSAWNVADLDAMALAPCHAFFQFYVAPQADGPGRLSCQLYQRSADVFLGVPFNIASYALLTHMVAQVAGLEVGDFVHTLGDAHLYLNHLDQAREQLTREPRALPELWLDPAVTDIDGFGFDQIKVAGYDPHPLIKAPIAI; from the coding sequence ATGCAGCAGTACCTCGACCTCGTGAAGCGGATCCTCGACGAGGGCGTCGAGAAGGGCGACCGCACGGGCACCGGCACCCGCAGCGTCTTCGGTCACCAGATGCGCTTCGACCTGCGCGAGGGATTCCCCCTGGTCACGACCAAGAAGATCCACCTGAAGTCGGTCGTCGGCGAGCTGCTCTGGTTCGTCTCCGGCGAGACCAACGTGCGGTGGCTGCAGGAGAACGGCATCTCCATCTGGAACGAGTGGGCCGACGAGCACGGCGAGCTGGGTCCCGTCTACGGGCACCAGTGGCGCTCCTGGCCCACGCCGACGGGCGAGACGATCGACCAGCTCCGCGGCGTGGTCGAGGCGCTCAAGACCGACCCGAACTCGCGCCGGCACATCGTCAGCGCCTGGAACGTCGCCGACCTCGACGCCATGGCGCTCGCTCCGTGCCACGCGTTCTTCCAGTTCTACGTCGCGCCGCAGGCCGACGGCCCCGGCCGCCTCAGCTGCCAGCTGTACCAGCGCTCGGCCGACGTCTTCCTCGGCGTGCCCTTCAACATCGCGTCGTACGCGTTGCTGACGCACATGGTGGCGCAGGTCGCGGGCTTGGAGGTCGGCGACTTCGTGCACACGCTCGGCGACGCGCACCTGTACCTGAACCACCTCGACCAGGCGCGCGAGCAGCTGACGCGCGAGCCCCGTGCGCTTCCGGAGCTGTGGCTCGATCCCGCGGTGACCGACATCGACGGGTTCGGGTTCGACCAGATCAAGGTCGCGGGCTACGACCCGCATCCCCTGATCAAGGCCCCGATCGCCATATGA
- a CDS encoding dihydrofolate reductase: MTLTLVVAMGSNRVIGAAGTLPWHLPEDLAHFKRVTLGHPIIMGRTTYESIGRPLPGRTTIVVTRQHDWSAEGVEVAHSLDDAIERAAGLDDEAFLVGGAQVYAEALERDLVDTLVVTRVRQAPDGDAWFPTIDWERWREAAQEPHAEFDIVTYERG; encoded by the coding sequence ATGACGCTCACCCTCGTCGTGGCGATGGGGTCGAACCGGGTCATCGGCGCCGCAGGCACCCTGCCGTGGCACCTGCCGGAGGACCTGGCGCACTTCAAGCGGGTCACCCTCGGACATCCCATCATCATGGGTCGCACGACGTACGAGTCGATCGGGCGCCCGCTACCGGGTCGCACGACGATCGTCGTGACACGGCAGCACGACTGGTCGGCCGAGGGCGTCGAGGTGGCGCACTCGCTCGACGACGCGATCGAGCGGGCGGCCGGTCTCGACGACGAGGCGTTCCTCGTGGGCGGAGCCCAGGTGTACGCCGAGGCGCTCGAGCGCGACCTGGTCGACACCCTCGTCGTCACCCGCGTGCGGCAGGCGCCCGACGGTGACGCGTGGTTCCCCACGATCGACTGGGAGCGCTGGCGCGAGGCGGCCCAGGAGCCGCACGCCGAGTTCGACATCGTGACGTACGAGCGGGGCTGA
- a CDS encoding thioesterase family protein: protein MTHELDAATWSEPVSPGRRSVDLTDDWNTPAGTANGGYLLAILLRAALAESDKPDPLSVAVTYLKPTRPGPAVVSVTPVREGRRVSTFTVVLSQGDVPITHGVVSLHDVDLAGSQQHLDDVAPALPAPDDGIDPMADFPDELVPAVARRYTTRHAAVPGWIAGTPSGDPTAHFWIRPVDERPVDAFAAGAIVDAYPPVLADLGELASSTIQLTVHFWRRFTSDWVQMEVISRRAVDGFHDEDVRLWDQQGRLVATSRQIALLA from the coding sequence ATGACCCACGAGCTGGACGCCGCCACCTGGTCCGAACCCGTCTCGCCCGGCCGGCGATCGGTCGACCTCACCGACGACTGGAACACGCCGGCCGGCACGGCCAACGGCGGTTACCTCCTGGCGATCCTGCTGCGCGCGGCGCTCGCGGAGTCCGACAAGCCCGACCCCCTGTCGGTCGCCGTCACCTACCTGAAGCCGACCAGGCCGGGACCTGCCGTCGTGTCCGTGACGCCGGTCCGCGAGGGCCGCCGGGTGTCGACGTTCACGGTCGTGCTGAGCCAGGGCGACGTCCCGATCACGCACGGCGTCGTCAGCCTCCACGACGTCGACCTCGCGGGCTCGCAGCAGCACCTCGACGACGTCGCGCCCGCGCTCCCGGCACCGGACGACGGCATCGACCCGATGGCCGACTTCCCCGACGAGCTCGTCCCGGCGGTCGCGCGCCGCTACACGACTCGGCACGCCGCGGTTCCGGGATGGATCGCCGGCACGCCCTCGGGAGATCCCACGGCGCACTTCTGGATCCGGCCGGTCGACGAGCGTCCGGTCGACGCCTTCGCCGCAGGGGCCATCGTCGACGCCTACCCGCCCGTGCTGGCCGACCTCGGCGAGCTCGCCTCGTCCACGATCCAGCTCACGGTGCACTTCTGGCGCAGGTTCACCTCCGACTGGGTGCAGATGGAGGTCATCAGTCGCCGCGCGGTCGACGGGTTCCACGACGAGGACGTGCGCCTGTGGGACCAGCAGGGCCGGCTCGTGGCCACGAGCCGACAGATCGCCCTCCTGGCCTGA
- the dapA gene encoding 4-hydroxy-tetrahydrodipicolinate synthase: MTSPLATAGAPFGRVLTAMVTPFTDDGDLDLDGAQKLASHLVDAGNDGLVVSGTTGESPTTSGEEDGRLLAAVLEAVGDRATVVAGVGTNDTRHSVELAEAAARIGAHGLLLVTPYYSRPPQAGIIGHVDAVAAAAGDVPIMLYDIPGRTGTELTRETYLAMNDRPTVTAMKDAVGDLHRGAWIMDNTDLALYSGDDVLNLGWLAVGAAGVVSVVGHVAGPQYKAMVEAVDAGDLATARRIDRGLIGLVAAIMGQTQGAIAAKVAAHELGLISSPRVRLPLSQATDEQVAMIRAAIQKDTA; this comes from the coding sequence ATGACGTCTCCGCTCGCCACGGCCGGCGCGCCCTTCGGGCGCGTGCTCACCGCGATGGTGACCCCGTTCACCGACGACGGTGACCTGGATCTCGACGGCGCGCAGAAGCTCGCGTCGCACCTGGTCGACGCGGGCAACGACGGACTCGTCGTCTCCGGCACGACGGGGGAGTCGCCCACCACGAGTGGCGAGGAGGACGGTCGCCTGCTGGCGGCGGTGCTCGAGGCGGTCGGCGACCGCGCCACGGTGGTGGCCGGTGTCGGGACCAACGACACGCGCCACTCGGTCGAGCTGGCCGAGGCCGCCGCCCGCATCGGTGCGCACGGTCTGCTCCTCGTGACGCCCTACTACTCCCGCCCCCCGCAGGCCGGCATCATCGGCCACGTCGACGCGGTGGCGGCGGCAGCCGGCGACGTGCCGATCATGCTCTACGACATCCCCGGCCGCACCGGTACCGAGCTCACGCGAGAGACGTACCTCGCGATGAACGACCGGCCCACCGTCACCGCCATGAAGGACGCCGTCGGCGACCTCCACCGTGGGGCCTGGATCATGGACAACACCGACCTCGCCCTCTACTCCGGCGACGACGTCCTCAACCTCGGCTGGCTCGCCGTCGGGGCGGCCGGAGTCGTCAGCGTCGTGGGGCACGTGGCCGGACCGCAGTACAAGGCCATGGTCGAGGCGGTCGACGCCGGCGACCTGGCCACCGCCCGTCGCATCGACCGGGGCCTCATCGGCCTCGTCGCGGCGATCATGGGCCAGACCCAGGGTGCGATCGCGGCGAAGGTCGCGGCGCACGAGCTGGGTCTCATCAGTTCACCCCGGGTGCGTCTGCCGCTGTCGCAGGCCACCGACGAGCAGGTCGCGATGATTCGCGCCGCCATCCAGAAAGACACTGCATGA